A window of the Limanda limanda chromosome 8, fLimLim1.1, whole genome shotgun sequence genome harbors these coding sequences:
- the gal gene encoding galanin peptides encodes MQKCFGFFCVSLIFCATLSETIGLVIAAKEKRGWTLNSAGYLLGPRRIDHLIQIKDSPSARGRDELVTQYGIDGHRTLGDKPGLAGKRDMGQEEDFRTGTLRIADEDLIHTIIDFLSYLKLKETGALDNLHSYVTSDELTNP; translated from the exons ATGCAGAAGTGCTTTGGATTTTTTTGCGTGTCGCTCATCTTCTGTGCAACTCTCTCAGAGACCATTGGTTTGGTCATTGCG GCGAAGGAGAAGCGAGGCTGGACTCTGAACAGTGCTGGCTACTTGTTGGGTCCCC GTCGTATTGATCACCTAATTCAGATAAAGGATTCTCCCAGTGCCAGAGGCAGAGATGAGCTGGTCACTCAAT ATGGAATAGATGGACACCGGACATTAGGAGACAAGCCGGGTCTGGCTGGCAAGAGAGATATGGGTCAGGAGGAAGACTTCAGAACag GTACCCTAAGAATAGCAGATGAAGACCTCATCCACACCATCATTGACTTCCTCTCATACCTCAAACTTAAAG AGACGGGAGCTTTGGACAACCTGCATTCCTATGTGACATCAGATGAACTGACCAATCCCTAA